A window from Sinorhizobium fredii encodes these proteins:
- the hemH gene encoding ferrochelatase: MTDLVAEPTAAAHPAVKSGKVGVLLVNLGTPDGTDYASMRRYLKEFLSDRRVIEWSRLFWYPILYGIVLNTRPQKVGKAYELIWNRALNESWLRTYTRNQAALMAEGFADRPHVVVDWAMRYGQPSIASRMEALQKQGCERILVFPLYPQYAAATTATVNDKAFEALLKMRWQPALRTVPPYHDDPVYIDALATSIERHLARLDWQPEVVLASFHGIPKSYFELGDPYYCHCQKTARLLRERLGWSKEKLQVTFQSRFGPEEWLQPYTDATVERLAKDGVKRIAVINPGFVSDCLETLEEIAGQAAESFHHNGGEKFAHIPCLNDSAEGMAVLNHVVRRELEGWL; the protein is encoded by the coding sequence ATGACAGACCTAGTTGCCGAACCGACCGCCGCTGCTCACCCCGCCGTTAAATCGGGGAAGGTCGGCGTCCTGCTGGTCAATCTCGGCACGCCGGACGGCACCGATTACGCTTCCATGCGCCGCTACCTCAAGGAGTTCCTCAGCGACCGCCGCGTCATCGAATGGTCGCGCCTCTTCTGGTACCCGATCCTCTACGGCATCGTGCTCAACACGCGCCCGCAGAAGGTCGGCAAGGCCTATGAGCTGATCTGGAACAGGGCGCTCAACGAAAGCTGGCTCAGAACCTACACGCGCAACCAGGCCGCACTGATGGCCGAAGGCTTCGCCGATCGCCCGCACGTCGTCGTCGATTGGGCGATGCGCTACGGCCAGCCTTCGATCGCCTCGCGCATGGAGGCGCTGCAAAAGCAGGGCTGCGAGCGCATCCTGGTATTTCCGCTCTACCCGCAATATGCAGCGGCAACGACCGCTACGGTCAACGACAAGGCCTTCGAGGCGCTGTTGAAGATGCGCTGGCAGCCGGCGTTGCGCACCGTCCCTCCTTACCACGACGACCCGGTCTATATCGACGCGCTCGCCACGTCGATCGAGCGCCACCTGGCAAGGCTCGACTGGCAGCCGGAGGTCGTTCTGGCGTCGTTCCACGGCATTCCGAAAAGCTATTTCGAGCTTGGCGATCCCTATTATTGCCATTGTCAGAAGACGGCGCGGCTCTTGCGCGAGAGGCTCGGCTGGTCGAAGGAGAAGCTGCAGGTGACCTTCCAGTCGCGCTTTGGACCGGAGGAATGGCTGCAGCCCTATACGGACGCGACGGTCGAGAGGCTCGCCAAGGACGGCGTCAAGCGCATCGCCGTCATCAATCCGGGCTTCGTTTCCGATTGTCTGGAGACGCTGGAAGAAATCGCCGGCCAGGCGGCCGAAAGCTTCCATCACAATGGCGGCGAGAAGTTCGCCCATATCCCCTGTCTGAACGACAGCGCCGAAGGCATGGCCGTGCTCAACCACGTCGTGCGCCGTGAACTCGAGGGCTGGCTGTAG
- a CDS encoding bifunctional metallophosphatase/5'-nucleotidase has protein sequence MIKSMRTGLITASLLALSSGAAFADYELNILHINDLHSRIESINKFDSTCSAEEEGKNECFGGVARLKTLIDHKRQELTGKNVLLLNAGDNFQGSLFFTTYKGAAEAEFLNLMKFDAMTVGNHEFDEAEDGLASFLDKVKFPVVTANVLPSHKSKIGDRIKPSIVLDLGGQKIGIVGAVANDTPELSSPGPDILIGEDVATITSAVDELKKQGLNKIVALTHVGYPRDLAAIAKIPDVDVVVGGHSHSLLSNTDEKAEGPYPTMVDNPGGYKVPVVQAGSYSKYLGDLVVTFDDSGVVKAAKGDPILVDFSIKPDEAVVARVKELAKPIEELRTKIVAKTEAPIDGSRENCRAKECEMGSLVADALLDRVKGQGVTIAITNGGGLRASIDAGDVTMGEVITVLPFQNTVATFQLKGADIRAALENGVSQVEEGGGRFPQVAGLKFSFDRSKPAGSRLVSIQVKEGDAFKPLDPEKTYSLVSNNFMRGGGDGYAVFKSKGENAYDYGPGLETVLADYLAAHQPFKPYTDGRISEVAAAAGTTPAEPAAETKPAEGAAAAPAAQPSGGTASAAGGPQKHVIARGDTLWDLAESFYGNGFEWKKIAAANGDPAPRALEIGRELEIPAK, from the coding sequence ATGATCAAATCCATGCGGACCGGCCTCATCACCGCATCCCTTCTCGCCCTTTCATCGGGCGCCGCCTTCGCCGATTACGAATTGAACATCCTGCATATCAACGATCTGCACTCGCGCATCGAGTCGATCAACAAGTTCGATTCGACCTGCTCGGCCGAGGAGGAAGGCAAGAACGAGTGCTTCGGCGGCGTCGCCCGTCTGAAGACGCTGATCGACCATAAGCGCCAGGAGCTTACCGGCAAGAACGTGCTTCTGCTCAATGCCGGCGACAACTTTCAAGGATCGCTGTTCTTCACCACCTATAAGGGCGCGGCGGAAGCGGAATTCCTGAACCTGATGAAGTTCGACGCGATGACCGTCGGCAACCACGAGTTCGACGAAGCCGAGGACGGTCTCGCGAGCTTCCTCGACAAGGTCAAGTTCCCCGTCGTCACCGCCAATGTTCTTCCTAGCCACAAGTCGAAGATCGGCGACCGTATCAAGCCGTCGATCGTGCTCGACCTCGGCGGCCAGAAGATCGGCATTGTCGGCGCGGTCGCCAACGACACGCCGGAGCTCTCCTCGCCGGGCCCGGACATCCTGATCGGCGAGGACGTGGCGACGATCACCAGCGCCGTCGACGAGCTGAAGAAACAGGGCCTTAACAAGATCGTCGCGCTGACGCATGTCGGCTATCCGCGCGACCTCGCAGCGATCGCCAAGATCCCGGATGTGGACGTCGTGGTCGGCGGCCATTCCCACAGCCTCCTCTCCAACACCGACGAGAAGGCCGAAGGCCCCTATCCGACGATGGTCGACAACCCCGGCGGCTACAAGGTGCCGGTGGTCCAGGCGGGCTCCTACAGCAAGTATCTCGGCGACCTCGTCGTCACGTTCGACGACAGCGGCGTCGTCAAGGCCGCCAAGGGCGATCCGATCCTAGTCGATTTCTCCATCAAGCCGGATGAGGCAGTGGTCGCGCGCGTCAAGGAGCTCGCTAAGCCGATCGAAGAACTGCGCACGAAGATCGTCGCCAAAACGGAAGCGCCGATCGACGGATCGCGCGAGAATTGCCGGGCGAAGGAATGCGAGATGGGCAGTCTCGTCGCCGATGCCCTGCTCGACCGCGTCAAGGGCCAGGGCGTGACGATCGCCATCACCAATGGCGGTGGCCTGAGGGCCTCGATCGACGCCGGCGACGTGACGATGGGCGAAGTGATCACGGTGCTGCCCTTCCAGAACACCGTCGCGACCTTCCAGTTGAAGGGTGCCGATATCCGCGCGGCGCTGGAGAACGGCGTCAGCCAGGTCGAGGAAGGCGGCGGGCGGTTCCCGCAAGTGGCCGGCCTCAAATTCTCCTTCGATCGTTCAAAGCCCGCCGGCAGCCGCCTTGTTTCGATCCAGGTGAAGGAGGGTGACGCCTTCAAGCCGCTCGATCCGGAAAAGACTTATTCGCTCGTCAGCAACAATTTCATGCGCGGCGGCGGCGACGGCTACGCGGTCTTCAAATCCAAGGGCGAGAACGCCTACGACTACGGTCCGGGTCTCGAAACGGTGCTGGCAGACTATCTTGCGGCGCATCAGCCGTTCAAACCCTATACGGACGGCCGCATTTCGGAGGTCGCCGCTGCGGCCGGCACGACGCCGGCGGAACCGGCTGCCGAAACCAAGCCGGCCGAAGGCGCTGCCGCGGCACCCGCCGCCCAGCCATCGGGCGGAACCGCATCGGCCGCTGGCGGACCGCAGAAGCACGTCATCGCCCGGGGCGACACGCTCTGGGATTTGGCCGAGTCCTTCTACGGCAACGGCTTCGAGTGGAAGAAAATCGCGGCAGCCAATGGCGATCCGGCCCCGCGCGCGCTCGAGATCGGGAGGGAACTGGAGATTCCGGCGAAGTAA
- a CDS encoding homospermidine synthase, whose translation MADTSYPVYGEITGPIVMIGFGSIGHGTLPLIERHFKYDKSRLIVVEPREDAKDTEIFARHGVRHVRAAVTKDNYKELLKPLLSEGGGQGFCVNLSVDTSSLDIIKLCRKLDVLYIDTVVEPWLGFYFDSEMDNAARTNYALRETVRREKEKNPGGTTAISTCGANPGMVSWFVKKALLNLADDLGLKYEEPHQDDREDWAKLMKKAGVKGIHIAERDTQRTKHPKPLNVFWNTWSVEGFISEGMQPAELGWGTHENWMPKNARRHKKGCQAAIYLEQPGANTRVRSWCPTPGPQYGFLVTHNESISIADFFTARDKNGEVTYRPTCHYAYHPANDAVLSLHEMFGNGGTPQPVHHVLDETELEDGIDELGVLLYGHEKNAYWYGSRLSLEETRRIAPYQNATGLQVTSAVLAGMVWALENPKAGIVEADEMDYRRCLEVQLPYLGPVEGHYTDWTPLDGRPGLFPEDIDTKDPWQFKNILVR comes from the coding sequence ATGGCAGACACCAGCTACCCGGTCTATGGCGAGATTACCGGCCCGATCGTGATGATCGGCTTCGGTTCGATCGGCCACGGCACCTTGCCGCTGATCGAGCGCCACTTCAAATACGACAAGAGCCGGCTGATCGTGGTGGAGCCCCGTGAAGACGCCAAGGACACGGAGATTTTTGCCCGCCACGGCGTCCGCCACGTCCGCGCCGCCGTGACTAAGGACAATTACAAGGAACTGCTGAAGCCGCTCCTGTCCGAAGGCGGCGGCCAGGGCTTCTGCGTCAACCTCTCGGTCGACACCTCGTCGCTCGACATCATCAAGCTCTGCCGCAAGCTCGACGTACTCTACATCGACACGGTCGTCGAGCCGTGGCTCGGCTTCTATTTCGACTCCGAGATGGACAACGCCGCGCGCACCAACTACGCGCTGCGCGAGACGGTGCGCCGCGAGAAGGAAAAGAACCCAGGCGGCACCACGGCGATTTCGACCTGCGGCGCCAATCCGGGCATGGTCTCCTGGTTCGTCAAGAAGGCGCTCCTCAACCTCGCCGACGATCTCGGCCTCAAATACGAGGAACCGCACCAGGACGACCGTGAAGACTGGGCCAAGCTGATGAAGAAGGCCGGCGTCAAGGGCATCCACATCGCCGAGCGCGACACCCAGCGCACCAAGCACCCGAAGCCGCTCAACGTCTTCTGGAACACCTGGTCGGTCGAAGGCTTCATCTCGGAAGGCATGCAGCCGGCCGAACTCGGCTGGGGCACCCATGAGAACTGGATGCCGAAGAACGCTAGGAGACACAAGAAGGGTTGCCAGGCGGCGATCTACCTCGAGCAGCCGGGCGCCAACACCCGCGTGCGCAGCTGGTGCCCGACGCCGGGTCCGCAATACGGCTTCCTCGTCACCCATAACGAATCGATCTCGATCGCCGACTTCTTCACCGCCCGCGACAAGAACGGCGAAGTCACCTATCGGCCGACCTGCCACTATGCCTATCATCCGGCCAACGACGCGGTCCTGTCGCTGCACGAAATGTTCGGCAACGGCGGCACGCCGCAACCGGTGCACCACGTGCTCGACGAGACGGAACTCGAGGACGGCATCGACGAACTCGGCGTGCTGCTCTACGGCCACGAAAAGAACGCCTACTGGTACGGCTCGCGCCTGTCGCTGGAGGAAACCCGCCGCATCGCCCCCTATCAGAACGCCACCGGCCTGCAGGTGACGAGCGCCGTTCTCGCCGGCATGGTCTGGGCGCTGGAGAACCCGAAGGCCGGCATCGTCGAGGCCGACGAGATGGACTACAGGCGCTGCCTCGAAGTGCAGCTTCCCTATCTCGGTCCGGTCGAAGGCCACTACACCGATTGGACGCCGCTCGACGGCCGGCCCGGCCTCTTCCCGGAAGACATCGACACCAAGGACCCCTGGCAGTTCAAGAACATCCTTGTCCGCTAA
- a CDS encoding diguanylate cyclase yields MNGIWGQFVGNLAFVSLSISIWAHLSIWLRRRFAGHEKILFGLMAGIASIGSILLAVEFSSGIHMDLRYAPLALAGMFGGPLAAAIGATLAAIFRIALGGVGAPDGVVAIIALTGMGLSVNLLMKKRSPTLLHVVVLGAAVGILLVVLMAVLPTLSKSHALATMGLPMAAMNCTATIVCGFIVLTTQHLELERRMLETAFSQSPDYLYVKDRDSRFITVNENMIRLYRMRTTAEMVGLSDFDLHPRRLAEELYHREQEVMRTGVPLIDSLEHIEGRDLLASKVPLRDREGRVIGLAGVTRDITERTALERELRESKNLLSHAMAGMSDGFAMFDRDGYLLFCNEQYRSAFPLSGRARVIGAHISDIVRCVAETRERLNVPYESVDEWISEATSTLHCNKDEEVQHQNGDWHSIRTRLAPGGTAMVVVSDITVMKQAEMALRLSAEQLKNLAETDGLTGLVNRRAFDEAFVREAARCARINTPLSLLMIDIDRFKAYNDTYGHPAGDQCLRLVSKCLLNSAQRPADIVARYGGEEFVVLLPDTDDKAAAIVAEKFAGLLGEEKVVHAQSEFGSVTASIGIASAIGHILQAEPGRLLSEADAALYEAKMLGRNRILARVLADAADVRLAG; encoded by the coding sequence CATTTGGGGGCAGTTTGTTGGCAACCTTGCATTTGTAAGCCTGTCGATTTCGATCTGGGCGCATCTGTCGATCTGGCTCCGCCGGCGGTTTGCCGGACACGAGAAAATCCTGTTCGGGCTGATGGCCGGCATCGCCTCTATCGGCTCGATCCTGCTGGCCGTGGAATTCAGTTCCGGCATCCATATGGACCTGCGCTACGCACCGCTGGCACTGGCCGGTATGTTCGGCGGTCCGCTCGCGGCGGCCATCGGCGCAACCCTGGCGGCTATTTTCCGGATCGCGCTCGGCGGTGTCGGCGCACCCGATGGCGTGGTGGCGATCATCGCCCTCACGGGCATGGGCCTTAGCGTCAATCTGTTGATGAAGAAGAGATCGCCGACCCTTCTGCATGTCGTCGTGCTCGGCGCGGCGGTCGGAATCCTGCTGGTCGTGCTGATGGCGGTGCTGCCCACTCTGTCGAAAAGCCATGCTTTGGCGACAATGGGTCTGCCCATGGCGGCGATGAATTGCACTGCGACCATTGTTTGCGGCTTCATCGTGCTGACGACCCAGCACCTGGAACTCGAGCGCAGAATGCTCGAGACGGCGTTCTCGCAATCGCCCGACTATCTCTACGTGAAGGACAGGGACAGCCGCTTCATCACCGTCAACGAGAACATGATCCGCCTCTACCGTATGAGGACGACGGCCGAGATGGTGGGTTTGTCGGATTTCGATCTCCATCCGCGACGGCTCGCCGAGGAGCTTTACCATCGCGAGCAGGAGGTGATGCGCACGGGCGTGCCCCTTATCGATTCCCTCGAACACATCGAGGGCCGCGACCTGCTCGCCTCCAAGGTGCCTCTCCGCGACAGGGAGGGACGGGTGATCGGGCTGGCGGGCGTAACCCGGGACATTACCGAACGCACCGCGCTCGAGCGGGAACTCAGGGAAAGCAAGAACCTGCTCTCCCATGCGATGGCGGGGATGTCCGACGGCTTCGCGATGTTCGACAGGGATGGCTATCTCCTCTTCTGCAACGAGCAATACCGCAGCGCTTTTCCGCTGTCGGGCAGAGCCCGGGTGATCGGTGCGCATATCAGCGACATTGTCCGCTGCGTCGCCGAAACCCGAGAGCGGCTCAACGTGCCTTACGAATCCGTGGATGAATGGATCAGTGAGGCGACTTCCACGTTGCACTGCAACAAGGACGAAGAGGTTCAGCATCAGAACGGCGACTGGCACAGCATCAGGACAAGGCTTGCGCCCGGCGGGACCGCGATGGTGGTCGTCTCGGACATCACCGTCATGAAACAGGCCGAAATGGCACTCAGGCTTTCGGCCGAGCAGTTGAAGAACCTGGCGGAGACGGACGGCTTGACCGGCCTTGTCAACCGCCGCGCCTTCGATGAAGCCTTCGTGCGCGAGGCGGCGAGATGCGCCAGGATCAATACGCCGCTCAGCCTCCTGATGATCGATATCGATCGCTTCAAGGCTTACAACGATACTTACGGACATCCGGCCGGCGATCAGTGCCTGCGTCTTGTCAGCAAGTGCCTTCTGAATTCCGCGCAACGGCCGGCGGATATCGTCGCCCGTTACGGTGGCGAGGAATTTGTCGTGCTGCTGCCGGACACCGACGACAAGGCGGCCGCCATCGTTGCCGAGAAATTCGCCGGTCTGCTCGGCGAGGAGAAAGTCGTCCATGCGCAAAGCGAGTTTGGATCTGTCACGGCAAGCATCGGCATAGCCTCGGCAATCGGGCATATCCTGCAGGCCGAGCCGGGCCGCCTGCTGTCGGAGGCGGACGCCGCTCTTTACGAAGCCAAGATGCTGGGTCGCAATCGCATTCTCGCGCGTGTGCTCGCCGACGCGGCGGACGTCAGGTTGGCAGGCTAG
- the omp10 gene encoding outer membrane lipoprotein Omp10: MKPLAILTILATATALASCQSSPREIRQAPQARASGVEGAWVDPNGIISTFAGGTFSTRTTDTNQLLASGTYVNVSPTLVEINMTSLVRNTQSRVNCALVSPAQLNCTTDAGAQFSLARQG, encoded by the coding sequence ATGAAGCCACTCGCCATACTGACCATTCTCGCAACCGCCACGGCGCTTGCATCCTGCCAGTCGTCTCCGAGGGAAATCCGCCAGGCGCCGCAGGCGCGGGCGAGCGGCGTGGAGGGCGCCTGGGTCGATCCGAACGGCATTATCTCTACCTTTGCCGGCGGCACCTTCTCGACGCGCACCACCGACACCAACCAGCTTCTCGCTTCCGGCACCTATGTGAATGTCAGCCCGACGCTCGTCGAGATCAACATGACCTCTCTGGTCAGGAATACCCAATCCAGGGTCAACTGCGCGCTCGTATCACCGGCGCAGCTGAACTGCACGACGGATGCAGGCGCCCAATTCTCGCTCGCCCGCCAGGGCTGA
- a CDS encoding MFS transporter, with the protein MAATTSAQQELAEERASWIPMVAIAFGQAIMSFNVASLPVALGGMVESFQFAPTVVATGIVAYSMIVAGFVMLGAKLVQRFGTLRVFRLAVIVFGLAQVLMTFSPNATAMITAQALCGAAGAVIVPVLIALIAENYHGTQQATALGALGSARAGAGVLAFLIGGVLGTYIGWRPVFGILIAVSALVLLLSFRLKPDHGRPEVRIDFLGVLLAA; encoded by the coding sequence ATGGCCGCGACGACATCCGCCCAGCAGGAACTTGCGGAAGAGCGAGCCTCCTGGATTCCCATGGTCGCGATTGCATTCGGCCAGGCGATCATGTCTTTCAATGTGGCGTCCTTGCCCGTCGCGCTTGGCGGCATGGTCGAAAGTTTCCAGTTTGCACCGACGGTGGTAGCCACCGGCATCGTTGCCTACTCGATGATCGTCGCGGGCTTTGTCATGCTGGGTGCAAAGCTCGTACAGCGGTTCGGTACGCTGCGCGTCTTCCGGCTGGCTGTCATTGTGTTTGGACTGGCGCAGGTTCTCATGACCTTCAGCCCAAACGCGACGGCCATGATCACTGCGCAGGCGCTGTGCGGTGCCGCCGGCGCCGTCATCGTTCCCGTCCTCATCGCCTTGATCGCCGAAAACTACCACGGCACCCAGCAGGCGACGGCCTTGGGCGCATTGGGATCGGCCCGGGCAGGCGCCGGCGTGCTGGCATTCCTGATCGGCGGCGTGCTCGGCACCTATATCGGCTGGCGGCCGGTCTTCGGAATCCTGATCGCCGTCTCGGCGCTCGTCCTGCTGCTGAGCTTCCGGCTCAAGCCAGATCACGGTCGCCCTGAGGTGCGGATCGACTTCCTCGGCGTGCTGCTTGCCGCATGA